A DNA window from Acetobacter aceti NBRC 14818 contains the following coding sequences:
- a CDS encoding OprO/OprP family phosphate-selective porin produces MNTTLRRTLFLATPFLVSSLPHYAEARSTDPEVLELRRELAAMRQEMAAMRHDIRVQAAGNHTRANTENDSTTRHRRHDTRLASAGPEEVKPVFSQAEARANGPRSPAESRIALPEGPAQSWADFKAANAKSEVMQIGGMKIGFPKGRPTIASEDGSYAFSVGMLAQEDFGGFLGAGPRGNEAKGNFNSFTQNARRLRLYFSWRYKDWVVNVTPDFGSSSVDGTVGLFEANLNYTGLRNTTLTVGYFQPRMAEENAERPGAFEFLERPTIVDLVRNIAGGVARFSVGGEHWEKRWLAAAYFTGQKFGDRNKDTTITDSQTGGVARIAGRPYVSKDIDVHVGAGATAAFKLNENSSGRNYTFNDNMEVPLGETSLLTSGALKDVSQIWAAGPQLAFRWKNLLLKSEYYHIGVSRGNQPAGSNLPSLGFDGWYVAANYTIFGHPRAYNPKMAAFTSPGVEYDFDPAHNHWGALEVSGRWSVTDLGDVVSQGGTGVNGNQQTVWQAGFNWYPNQHIKFMVDYAHYIVSRSKGVSGGVNVLGRDGNAIVARAQAAF; encoded by the coding sequence ATGAATACGACACTTCGCCGGACATTGTTTCTGGCTACACCGTTTCTCGTGTCCTCTCTCCCGCATTACGCGGAAGCACGCTCTACCGACCCTGAAGTGCTTGAGCTTCGCCGTGAGCTCGCCGCCATGAGGCAGGAAATGGCGGCCATGCGTCATGACATCCGCGTGCAGGCAGCCGGTAATCACACGCGCGCCAACACCGAAAACGACAGCACAACTCGCCACCGTCGCCACGATACCCGTCTGGCAAGTGCAGGTCCCGAGGAAGTAAAGCCGGTTTTCTCTCAGGCTGAGGCGCGCGCCAATGGACCGCGTTCCCCCGCCGAAAGCCGGATTGCCCTTCCGGAAGGGCCCGCCCAGTCCTGGGCTGATTTCAAGGCTGCCAATGCCAAGAGTGAGGTCATGCAGATTGGGGGCATGAAAATCGGGTTTCCGAAAGGGCGACCGACCATTGCCTCTGAAGATGGTTCATACGCCTTTTCTGTCGGCATGCTTGCTCAGGAAGATTTCGGTGGTTTTCTTGGCGCAGGTCCGAGAGGGAATGAAGCCAAGGGAAACTTTAACAGCTTCACCCAGAATGCCCGTCGTCTGCGGCTCTATTTTTCCTGGCGCTACAAGGACTGGGTCGTCAACGTGACGCCAGACTTCGGTTCCAGTTCCGTTGATGGCACCGTCGGTCTGTTTGAAGCGAACCTGAATTATACCGGCCTGAGAAACACAACCCTGACAGTAGGTTATTTCCAGCCTCGCATGGCAGAGGAAAATGCCGAGCGTCCGGGGGCGTTCGAATTTCTCGAGCGTCCAACCATCGTCGATCTGGTGCGTAACATTGCGGGTGGCGTGGCGCGTTTCAGCGTAGGTGGTGAGCATTGGGAAAAACGCTGGCTGGCGGCAGCCTATTTCACGGGACAGAAATTTGGTGATCGGAACAAGGATACGACCATCACCGACAGCCAGACCGGTGGTGTCGCCCGTATCGCCGGTCGTCCTTATGTGAGCAAGGACATTGACGTCCATGTTGGCGCGGGCGCGACGGCGGCCTTCAAGCTCAATGAGAATTCTTCAGGTCGTAACTATACTTTCAATGACAATATGGAAGTTCCTCTTGGTGAGACTTCCCTACTGACATCCGGTGCGCTCAAGGATGTGTCGCAGATATGGGCGGCAGGACCGCAGCTGGCTTTCCGTTGGAAAAACCTTCTGCTGAAAAGCGAATATTACCATATCGGCGTTTCTCGCGGGAACCAGCCCGCAGGCAGCAACCTGCCTTCTCTCGGGTTCGACGGCTGGTATGTGGCCGCCAACTACACAATCTTTGGACACCCACGCGCCTATAATCCGAAGATGGCTGCGTTTACTTCGCCCGGCGTCGAATATGACTTCGATCCGGCCCACAATCACTGGGGCGCATTGGAAGTCAGTGGTCGCTGGAGTGTGACTGATCTTGGCGATGTCGTCAGTCAGGGCGGAACAGGCGTCAACGGTAACCAGCAGACCGTGTGGCAGGCTGGTTTCAACTGGTATCCCAATCAGCATATCAAATTCATGGTCGATTATGCCCACTACATCGTCTCCCGCTCAAAAGGTGTGAGTGGCGGCGTCAATGTCCTCGGGCGTGATGGCAATGCCATCGTAGCCAGGGCCCAGGCGGCATTCTAA
- a CDS encoding efflux RND transporter permease subunit, whose amino-acid sequence MNEIVLVALKRPYTFVVLSILILVFGLRAIVSTPTDVFPSIRIPVVAVVWTYTGLMPEDMSGRVIYYYERALTATVNNIEHIESQSYYGRGIVKVFFQPGTDASAAQTQITAVSQTVLKQMPTGSTPPLVLTYNASSVPVLTLQVSSTHLTASEIYDMSSNLIRPALVSVAGAAIPNPYGGQPGNVMVDLDPTKLLAHGLSPVDVSTALGKQNIVLPAGDQKIGTFDWMVQTNASPREIDSLNDLPIKQVGNSVVYMRDVAWVHQGGPPQTNLVLVKGQQGVLIVIMKSGDASTLNVVSGVKKLLPGIEKTLPPGVDIRVINDASTFVKESVRDVVQEMLTAACLTGLVVLLFLGSWRSTVIIATSIPLAMLCSIIALGWAGQTINVMTLGGLALAVGILVDDATVMIENIDAHLAMDKDLETAIIDAANQIVIATFVSTLCICIVWMPLFQLSGVAGWLFMPMAEAIIFAMIASFILSRTLVPTMAKYMLAAQVAAGHGHGAGEPKSFFGRFQRGFEEKFERFRHAYRDMLAGLQNIRASFIGGFLVAALSSLGLLFFVGQDFFPEIKSNSLAMHMRAPLGTRIEESGKIAQLINDEIGRLLPGQIETIVDNCGLPFSPLNQAFIPTPTVGTQDCDLTITLKNEESPVAEYRQILRKGLSHAFPGTQITFQPADLTAKILNFGAPAPLDVQIVGRNLKENFAFANHLAARLRHVPGLTDISIQQPMTTPTLLVNARRSFALGTGITEANVTNNMLVSLSGSSQVGQVYWLDPKTGVSHLIDIQTPAHFLQTLNDLELTPIDKGDGNPTGVPPQILGGLSEIQQTGTPGEIAHYNIMPVFDIYASNEGLDLGRVAKQVDRIVEQEQERLPHGSSMTVNGQGVTMNAAYIQLIGGLAMSILLVYLVIVVNFQSWLDPFIIITALPGALAGIAWSLFLTHTALSVPALTGAIMCMGTATANSILVVSFARDELTRHGDAVKAAVDAGFERIRPVLMTASAMIVGMLPMATSNSQNAPLGRAVMGGLIVATISTLIFVPCVFAAIHSRRHAKQMSHPEGETA is encoded by the coding sequence ATGAATGAGATCGTTCTGGTCGCACTGAAGCGTCCTTATACTTTTGTCGTTCTATCGATCCTGATCCTGGTTTTTGGTCTTCGTGCTATTGTATCGACGCCAACAGACGTCTTTCCAAGCATTCGCATACCCGTGGTCGCTGTCGTCTGGACCTATACCGGTCTTATGCCGGAAGACATGTCCGGGCGCGTCATCTATTACTATGAACGTGCCCTGACCGCGACGGTCAATAATATCGAACATATCGAAAGCCAGTCCTATTACGGACGCGGCATCGTCAAGGTCTTCTTCCAGCCCGGAACAGATGCTTCAGCCGCTCAAACGCAGATCACCGCGGTCTCCCAGACTGTTCTGAAACAGATGCCGACGGGCTCCACCCCGCCGCTGGTGCTCACCTACAACGCTTCGTCCGTTCCGGTTCTGACGCTTCAGGTGTCCTCCACGCATCTGACGGCTTCCGAAATCTATGACATGTCCTCGAACCTGATCAGGCCGGCGCTTGTGTCGGTGGCAGGCGCGGCCATTCCAAACCCCTATGGTGGCCAGCCGGGCAACGTCATGGTGGATCTTGATCCGACCAAGCTGCTCGCGCATGGGCTTTCGCCAGTGGATGTGTCCACGGCGCTCGGAAAGCAGAATATCGTGCTTCCGGCGGGTGACCAGAAGATCGGCACTTTTGACTGGATGGTGCAGACCAACGCCTCTCCACGCGAAATCGATTCACTGAATGATCTGCCGATCAAACAGGTCGGAAACTCTGTCGTCTATATGCGCGACGTCGCGTGGGTGCATCAGGGAGGCCCTCCACAGACCAATCTCGTGCTGGTCAAGGGACAGCAGGGCGTTCTGATCGTCATCATGAAGAGCGGTGACGCCTCGACGCTGAATGTTGTGTCCGGCGTCAAGAAGCTCCTGCCTGGGATTGAGAAAACACTGCCTCCCGGCGTGGATATCCGCGTCATCAACGATGCCTCCACATTCGTGAAGGAATCCGTGCGCGACGTGGTGCAGGAAATGCTGACAGCCGCCTGTCTGACAGGGCTGGTCGTGCTGCTGTTCCTCGGCTCGTGGCGATCTACCGTCATCATCGCAACCTCCATTCCGCTGGCGATGCTGTGTTCGATCATCGCGCTGGGCTGGGCCGGTCAGACCATCAACGTCATGACGCTCGGTGGTCTGGCTCTGGCCGTCGGTATTCTCGTCGATGACGCGACGGTCATGATCGAAAATATCGACGCGCATCTGGCCATGGACAAGGATCTGGAAACGGCCATCATTGATGCCGCAAACCAGATCGTCATCGCCACTTTTGTCTCCACGCTGTGCATCTGTATCGTCTGGATGCCGCTCTTCCAGCTCAGCGGTGTCGCCGGATGGCTGTTCATGCCGATGGCTGAAGCCATCATCTTCGCGATGATCGCCTCTTTCATCCTGTCCCGAACGCTTGTCCCCACCATGGCCAAATACATGCTGGCGGCTCAGGTCGCCGCTGGTCACGGGCATGGAGCAGGAGAGCCGAAATCCTTCTTCGGTCGGTTCCAGCGCGGGTTTGAAGAGAAGTTCGAACGGTTCCGGCACGCCTATCGCGACATGCTGGCAGGTCTCCAGAACATTCGTGCTTCCTTTATCGGCGGCTTTCTCGTCGCTGCGCTGTCATCGCTCGGGCTGCTGTTTTTCGTCGGACAAGACTTCTTCCCCGAGATCAAATCGAACTCTCTCGCCATGCATATGCGTGCCCCGCTCGGAACGCGTATTGAAGAATCCGGCAAGATCGCGCAGCTGATCAACGATGAGATCGGCCGCCTGCTACCGGGACAGATCGAGACGATCGTCGATAACTGCGGCCTGCCTTTCAGTCCGCTCAATCAGGCCTTCATCCCCACGCCGACCGTCGGCACGCAGGATTGCGATCTGACGATCACACTCAAGAATGAAGAGTCACCAGTTGCGGAATACAGGCAGATCCTGCGGAAAGGGTTGAGCCACGCCTTCCCCGGCACGCAGATCACCTTCCAGCCTGCCGATCTGACGGCGAAAATCCTAAATTTCGGTGCACCCGCGCCGCTGGACGTGCAGATTGTCGGACGCAATCTGAAAGAAAATTTTGCCTTCGCCAATCATCTCGCCGCCCGCCTGCGGCATGTGCCGGGCCTGACGGACATTTCCATTCAGCAGCCGATGACCACGCCGACCCTGCTGGTCAACGCACGACGCAGCTTCGCGCTGGGAACCGGGATTACGGAAGCGAATGTCACCAACAACATGCTGGTCTCGCTGTCGGGCAGCTCACAGGTCGGACAGGTTTACTGGCTCGATCCGAAGACTGGCGTCTCGCATCTGATCGACATCCAGACCCCGGCCCACTTCCTCCAGACCCTGAATGATCTGGAACTGACCCCGATCGACAAGGGCGATGGCAATCCGACAGGTGTGCCTCCGCAGATTCTGGGTGGTCTCAGCGAGATTCAGCAGACCGGCACGCCCGGAGAGATCGCGCACTACAACATCATGCCGGTCTTTGACATCTACGCCTCCAACGAGGGACTGGATCTCGGTCGTGTCGCCAAGCAGGTAGACCGTATTGTCGAGCAGGAGCAGGAGCGGCTTCCGCATGGCTCCTCCATGACCGTGAACGGTCAGGGCGTGACGATGAACGCGGCCTATATCCAGCTGATCGGCGGGCTCGCCATGTCGATCCTGCTTGTCTATCTGGTGATTGTCGTCAACTTCCAGTCGTGGCTTGATCCGTTCATCATCATCACCGCCCTCCCCGGCGCGCTGGCGGGCATCGCGTGGTCGCTATTCCTGACCCACACGGCCCTGTCCGTTCCCGCTCTGACAGGTGCGATCATGTGCATGGGCACCGCGACCGCGAACTCCATTCTGGTCGTGTCATTTGCGCGTGACGAACTGACGCGTCACGGCGATGCGGTGAAAGCAGCAGTCGATGCCGGGTTCGAGCGCATCCGTCCTGTGTTGATGACGGCCTCCGCCATGATCGTTGGCATGCTGCCCATGGCGACGAGCAACTCCCAGAATGCTCCGCTCGGACGCGCTGTGATGGGAGGGCTGATTGTCGCGACAATCTCGACGCTGATCTTCGTACCGTGTGTTTTCGCCGCCATTCATTCACGCCGTCATGCAAAACAGATGTCACACCCGGAAGGAGAAACCGCATGA
- the cysE gene encoding serine O-acetyltransferase — MLTTHADFIEREAPVRHERLLSEIHRSGRSAGAEDVADLWRTMRKEARLNADMVLIGLIRSCILDQQDLAGGLARLLSSKFAGEMVPAQVLEALMRDFFLTWPDAVETAASDLRSIRERDPAAVDHITPFLFFKGFQAVQAHRVAHWLWQDDRKFLARYIQGRASELFAVDIHPAARLGKRIMFDHGTGIVVGESAVVVDDVALLQNVTLGGTGKEGGDRHPKVRRGALIGTGAKVLGNIEIGEGAKIGAGAIVLKSVEPYTTVVGNPARPVGKRHTGLPSLTMDQSLPVVDYVI; from the coding sequence ATGCTCACCACACACGCTGACTTCATCGAGAGAGAAGCGCCCGTCCGGCATGAACGGCTTCTGTCGGAGATACATCGGAGTGGCCGGTCTGCCGGAGCAGAAGATGTTGCCGATCTCTGGCGGACAATGCGCAAGGAAGCCCGTCTCAACGCCGATATGGTCCTGATAGGGCTGATCCGAAGCTGCATTCTTGATCAGCAGGATCTGGCGGGAGGGCTGGCGCGTCTCCTCTCCTCCAAATTCGCGGGGGAGATGGTGCCCGCCCAAGTTCTCGAAGCCCTGATGCGAGACTTTTTCCTGACATGGCCGGATGCCGTTGAAACAGCAGCATCAGACCTGCGTTCAATACGGGAAAGAGATCCCGCTGCCGTCGATCACATTACGCCGTTTCTCTTTTTTAAGGGTTTTCAGGCCGTTCAGGCGCATCGTGTCGCGCACTGGTTATGGCAGGACGATCGGAAATTTCTGGCGCGTTATATTCAGGGCAGGGCATCAGAACTCTTTGCTGTGGATATCCATCCTGCCGCACGGCTCGGAAAAAGAATCATGTTCGATCATGGTACTGGCATTGTGGTGGGTGAAAGCGCTGTGGTGGTGGACGATGTCGCGCTTCTGCAGAATGTCACACTGGGCGGGACGGGCAAGGAAGGAGGAGATCGGCATCCGAAAGTGCGTCGCGGCGCACTGATTGGAACCGGCGCAAAAGTGCTGGGCAATATCGAGATCGGTGAAGGCGCCAAAATAGGCGCAGGGGCGATCGTTCTGAAATCTGTTGAACCGTATACGACCGTTGTCGGCAATCCAGCCCGGCCCGTTGGGAAGAGGCACACCGGATTACCTTCACTGACAATGGATCAGTCTCTTCCTGTGGTGGATTATGTGATCTGA